The following are encoded together in the Oncorhynchus kisutch isolate 150728-3 linkage group LG8, Okis_V2, whole genome shotgun sequence genome:
- the LOC116374743 gene encoding extensin-like produces the protein MCHPYLRFLNSSEPLAPHAVSPPSPPSTLSGSHSHPPSLTPVHHPTSLTPVHHHLSLTPVHHPPSLTPVHHPPSLTPVHHPPSTSPVPHPRPPSTVPHPRPPSPVHHPPSLTPVHHPPSLTPVHPPPSLTPVHPPPSTIPRPSPPSTIPRPSPSSTIPQPLSPRPPSPGHHPPALTLVHHPPSLTPVHHPPSLTPVHHPPSTILRPSPPSTIPRPPSTVHHPPSTIPRPPSTIPRPPSPVHHPPSTIPHPPSTVPRPPSPVHHPPSTVPRPPSPVHHPPSTIPRPSPPSLTPVHHPAKPSPPFSINTSATGSIMRFHMNKTASLSCRTSMMME, from the exons ATGTGTCACCCATACCTCAGATTCCTCAACTCCTCTGAGCCTCTGGCCCCCCACGCAGTCTCTCCACCCAGCCCACCCAGCACTCTGTCCG GGTCCCACTCCCATCCCCCGTCCCTCACCCCCGTCCACCATCCAACGTCCCTCACCCCAGTCCACCATCACCTGTCCCTCACCCCCGTCCACCATCCCCCGTCCCTCACCCCCGTCCACCATCCCCCGTCCCTCACCCCAGTCCACCATCCCCCGTCCACATCCCCCGTCCCTCACCCCCGTCCACCATCCACCGTCCCTCACCCCCGTCCACCATCCCCTGTCCACCATCCCCCGTCCCTCACCCCCGTCCACCATCCCCCGTCCCTCACCCCCGTccaccctcccccatccctcaccCCCGTCCACCCTCCCCCGTCCACCATCCCCCGTCCCTCACCCCCGTCCACCATCCCCCGTCCCTCACCCTCGTCCACCATCCCCCAGCCACTATCCCCCCGGCCACCATCCCCCGGCCACCATCCCCCGGCCCTCACCCTCGTCCACCATCCCCCGTCCCTCACCCCCGTCCACCATCCCCCATCCCTCACCCCCGTCCACCATCCCCCGTCCACCATCCTCCGTCCCTCACCCCCGTCCACCATCCCCCGTCCACCATCCACCGTCCACCATCCACCGTCCACCATCCCCCGTCCACCGTCCACCATCCCCCGTCCACCATCCCCCGTCCACCATCCCCCGTCCACCATCCCCCATCCCCCGTCCAccgtcccccgtcccccgtcccccgtccACCATCCCCCGTCCACCGTCCCCCGTCCACCATCCCCCGTCCACCATCCCCCGTCCACCATCCCCCGTCCCTCACCCCCGTCCCTCACGCCCGTCCACCATCCGGCAAAGCCGTCTCCTCCTTTTAGCATCAACACCTCAGCTACAGGGAGCATAATGAGATTCCACATGAACAAAACAGCCTCTCTGAGCTGCCGCACCAGCATGATGATGGAATGA